From one Cyprinus carpio isolate SPL01 chromosome B3, ASM1834038v1, whole genome shotgun sequence genomic stretch:
- the LOC122136614 gene encoding zinc finger protein 501-like, with protein MMFVKEEIEEDTSEPETWRIKHEEPETWRIKHEEPETWRIKHEEPETWRIKHEEPGTQSIKHEEQGEMIEENEEEEELSEVEEKNHIKTGEKPLSCSQTKLKNLKKIRANKSFTCTQCGMSLTSKYHFDVHMRIHTGEKSHTCDQCGKSFSQSSHLKDHINIHTGAKPYKCTQCDKRFNRSGHLKRHETIHTGEKPHTCDQCGKRFTIKGHLTLHMRVHTGEKPFTCDQCGNSFTQSSHLKIHMNTHIREKLYTCDQCSKMYLRASDLKEHMKVHTKDKPHSCNLCGKSFSFLQSLKEHHEIHTRLEYICFECEKIFTSASSLKQHERIHSGEKPHKCSHCDKRFSLSSSLKTHERIHTGEKPYHCTACGKCFNHSSALHRHTKTNHSK; from the exons atgatgtTTGTTAAAGAGGAGATAGAAGAGGACACgagtgaaccagaaacctggagaataaaacacgaggaacccgaaacctggagaataaaacacgaggaaccagaaacctggagaataaaacacgaggaaccagaaacctggagaataaaacacgaggaaccaggaACCCAGAGtataaaacacgaggaacaaggag agatGATAGAAGAAAACGAGGAGGAAGAAGAACTGAGTGAAGTTGAGGAGAAAAATCATatcaaaactggagaaaaacccttgagttgctctcaaaccaaactgaaaaatttaaagaaaataagagccaataaatctttcacctgcactcagtgtggaatgAGTTTGACGAGCAAATATCATTTTGAtgttcacatgagaattcatactggagagaaatcgcacacatgtgatcaatgcgggAAGAGTTTCTCACAATCATCACACCTCAAAGATCACATAAACATCCACACTGGAGCGAAACCTTACAAGTGTACACaatgtgacaagagattcaatcGGTCAGGACACCTTAAAAGACATGAGacgatccacactggagagaaaccacacacgtgtgatcagtgcgggaagagattcacaataaaaggacaccttacattgcacatgagagttcatactggagagaaaccattcacttgtgatcagtgcgggaacaGTTTCACACAATCATCACACCTTAAGATACACATGAATACCCACATTAGAGAGAAActgtacacatgtgatcaatgcagTAAAATGTATTTGAGGGCTTCAGACCTGAAGGAGCACATGAAAGTTCATACAAAGGATAAGCCACATTCAtgtaatttgtgtggaaagagtttttcatttCTACAAAGTCTGAAAGAACATCATGAAATACATACTAGACTAGAGTACAtatgctttgagtgtgaaaagatttttacttcagcgaGCAGTTTAAAACAGCACGAGAGGATTCACTCTGGAGAAAAAcctcacaagtgttcacactgcgacaagagattcagtctgtcatcaagtctgaaaacacacgagaggatccacactggagagaaaccttatcactgcactgcatgtgggaagtgtttcaatCATTCATCTGCTCTACACAGACATACAAAAACCAATCACAGCAAGTAG